The Ziziphus jujuba cultivar Dongzao chromosome 1, ASM3175591v1 genome segment agagtaTTTGAGATGtcttttcaaattgtttttgaaataaatatttgtgaGGCCAAAAGGAATGGTGTAAACAGAAACCCATTCCAAATCGTGAAGAAATGACCATAATGGTATCCCTTCACATTCAGTCTTCCTGCTTAGTTAGTGCATTCATCATACATAGCATATGTTGGTCgaattacttttctttttcttttttgacctTTTAGGCAGAAATAATAACATtgaattgttaaaattattattatttttaaaatttttctttaattattaataaaaatattataaaaaaatttattttagaatatATTACTTAATGTTATATACGTATACAAAaacgattttctaaaaactatctttcaatttatattagaagacatactaatatatatattaaaaatggaactatataatttcataaaaatttaaatatttatctttaaaagaatatttcttccatattagatttttaatattaatttttttataaaaaaattaacacatgaaattaAATGGATTAGTTAATACTAtcctatttgtatatatatatatatatatatatatatatatatatgtatatggtcaTGAAAGTTGTATTAGCTCGCTTGATGGTCGTAGAAGATAGTGGGATGGCCAGGGAGGTATCTATCCTTACTATCCTCCGTAGCCTCCTTCACAGGCAAGGTGCTATTGTTTGCCTCAGCAACAccttctaaaatatatattacaggGAGTATATAGTTTTACATAACAACTTCACCTTGATTTTCAAGAAGGTAATGAAAAATacgtttttatattttcaacaataaattaataaaataaatgttttattacCACTTTCAGTGATGTATACTGGTGGATTCTTGTATCtatgttttttatatattaaaagctCTTCAATTCCTCCCGGGATTTGTAACGCCAATTGACGTCAGTCTATAATACCAttcaattaaatatcaataaaattgcatatatatatatatatatatatatatatatataatttttcgcTAAATTAAAAGATGAGAGTATAATACATACACACTGATAGAGATTGCGGCTCCATTTTTTTCTCCTATGGTGAGAAAATGAAAgtgattataattatatatatgcttgcattggattaaactattttaaattcaattcaatCAACTTAAATCATTTTAGGGGCCAAGTGATGGTAAAAGCTGTATATGAAGTTGTTATGAATAGGGTAACAATATATACATGATAGATTCTTTGTTTtccaaattatttaataactaattaggaaaagtctttaaaatttgtattagcAAAGCTATTATTTCTTGTATAATGATCCcagttgaattaaaaaaaataataataaataaataaataaataaaaactaaagtaagatgaatattttatttagttctGTCTAGCTCAAAAACTCAAAGTTGATCGATCACACCATTCAAACACTCATCTCAAAGTTGATCGATCACACCATTCAAACACTCATCGTTTTGTGCGTGGTATAGTGTGGGATCCACAGAATGAGTTGCCAACCACTCTAAAAATTTGGactatattgaaatttttataagttaTTGTTGGCCGTCTCTTTGTCGTTGACAATCGTTTATATAGATTAatacaataaagaaaaaaatgtaaaacataaaataagtaaaagagTAAATATGAAGattctcttattttttaataaaaagagaggctttttttttttttttgggtggcaaagtaaacaaattctataaaaattcaCCTGTATTGAATGGCAACAACACACATGAAGAAATTGGGCTGAGTTCCAGAGAGTGTCTGGCAACAAGGAGGAGTGACACAGTAGCAtcaaaatgaacaaaatttttttttcaagcccAAAGTTTTGGAAAGCCCATGCATGTCTAAGACTTCGGGTAAGgaaactaattttatttatttctttttcatacTAAGAGTGGTGAATTAAAAAACAGCTTTCCTGTACGACATAGCagatgaacttttttttttttttttttttttctttttgagtaAACAGAGGACTTCAATACTGAATCGGATTATACAAGGTGtctatcttaattaataaattattaacggTAACCGACTACCAGTCAAactcaccatcatcatcatataccAATGAAGTTCTATTACGATAGATTTGGTAAAATCTCAAATAACGAAACATAAAAACTGCATactaatttaaatttatgtatttaGGTTAAcgatattttattagatttatattttagtattatccaataaaatttaataaattaattgttcttaattggtaaaatatgatgaacATATTATAAGCCTATTAAGGaggaatatttataaatatgtaagttttataatattaaaaatatttagttaagtatttaaaaatgcattaatttaatttttaaaaaaatcaacttgtaacatttaaaaaacttcattttattatttgaaatatagctaaatttgaattttttaatttatgtatatttttaatggatGAACAAATTGAATGATAGATTAGATAATAATTTGACGAATGAgttcatgtttatttatttattcatgaatacTTAACGAATcgcatttaaataaattaaattttatgtagATATGATAAGAATATGATTCAACAGTATAGGTTACTCCATCTAATTATTAAGTTTCACTAATTAATTGCTGTATTAACCATAGTTTCTCAGAAATTATTGTtcaaataaatgtaaaataggTGTTCACGGGGACAATCTGTAGCTTTTCTAGTGCAATGATATTCTTAATTCAAATCTTCCCATCtcttacataaaaatataaaatagaaatatcgtcttaattaaaagattaataatacCGCAGAAATATTATCAAACATTTAAACATTCCGCTTATTCATTTTACAAACGAGGCGGGGCAGGCCGGGTGGATCAAATATTACAAATGTTATTTCAGTTGAGGAGGAACATTTTCAACCAATAAGCTGAGTACTTGAGGTAtcttttcaaattgtttttaaagTCTATGTAAGTGAGGCCAAACCGAATAGTATAGCCAGAAGCCCATTCAAAATTGTCATGGAATGCCCATGCATAATATCCTTTCACATTTACACCCTCCCtgtattcaaaaattaataaaaatgttaaaatccaTTCTTTAATTTGGATAAATAGATTTcacaactaaaaaatattaatgtttaattatcaacctttgcctcatatttaattagaataataattgtagcgcaaaaaaaaagaaattagaataaTAACTATGCACTCACTTGATGGATTTTGAAAGATATAGGAGATGGCCATGGAGGTATTTTATCCTTCTACTATCCTTGAGGGCCTCCTTCACAGGCAGTGTGCTATTATTTGCCTCAGGAAAACCTGCAACATTATTCAATGTTCTTTTAAAGGCACAACAAATTGTtcttttagaatatatataattatttaaaattttcttttaaaaaaaaaacaacttttaaataaaaatatatatattagtatttgCGTAATATTGGTTCATATATGAATAATGATTGGTTTACCATTTTCAGTAATATAAACTGGCGGATTCTTGTAGTTATTCTTTATATACAACATGAGCTCTCTAATTCCTCTTGGATAGTCAAAAAGCCAACTCACAGCAGTTTGTGATACAATTTCAAACTTACTCTTCGTGTTAATAAAATGAGAATTTATGCTAGGTTACATAAATTACCAAAATGAAGTTATGAGGAACTAATttacatttataatatatttctatttttagcAGCTAAACGAACACTCTTTACACCAATTAATGAAGGAGATAAAAGATCTTTTCAAACAATTACTAACAGAGTCtattgtttttcaaataaagagTTTGAATTCGAATTTTTCTACTTCCAATgtcagtaaaataaaataaaagagaaaagaggAAAGAGCCATACCGGtcctatacctggcaattcgggttggtgggtcgtgttcgtgtcaacccgtttaataatcgtgtcaaaaatggctaacccgaacacgacccatttattaatcgtgtcaggtacctaaaacactaacccgatctgtttataaacaggtcaacacgacacgacccgtttaacacgattattttaacgggtcgtgttgacctattaaccagttaacctgaaattgatctattaacccgaaaattaacctattaacccgaaattttttttattttatttttatttttatgtttttgttttattaaagatgtattttttgtttttaaaaaaattagtaatagaaaattatttttataaaatttttaatttataaaattttttagttattaaatattatattagtgataaaatattaatttaaaattaaatttaaatgggttgtaataggtatataatcgtgtcgggttgaaactgacacgtttaataaatgggtcgtaacggatcaatttcgagttaaataggtcaacccgaaaatgacacgattaataatcgtgttaaacgggttgacccgattatgacccgaacccatttataataaacccaaacccgtttattccgtgtcgttttcgagtcgtgtcgccgtgtcatgatccaaattgccaggtctaaccGGTCCACCAATAGAGACTCCATCTTTGTGGGCTGTGGCAAgaatgtggaaattatttttgagtaaaacaagagagagagagagagagagagaatcataTATGATTTAGAGCATACTTGTAATAGTAGCTTGAATATCAGTGAAATAGCTATGGTTGACTGGATTGGAATTTGTGTGTTGAACATAATTTGCAGTGTAATAATTCATGCCAAGAAAATCGATCGAGCCTTTCAGAGTGATAGATTGGGCCTTAGTGAACTTGGGCAGCCGACTTCCCAATAAGGATCTCATGGTTGGGGGATAGTTGCCATATGTAATAGGATGCAAAAACCTACCAAATTAATCACTTTttgaataaattcaattaagCACTtggaataattaaaacaaaagaaataattcTTTACATTGTTCATAATATTAATTAGAGATTTTCAGATTAATTCTTTTAGGTATATTATACATAATCTATGTTTACTCACCATCCTAAATTGAATTCCAGGGCTCTAGAGACTGCTTTGCGGTTGGCATCAGTATTATATTTGGGTTCAAACCATCTCGTCACTAATGTAATTCCAATTCTTCCCTTTTGAGATAGtaccaaatattaatatatattgccaaaaccaagaaaaatatttgcaaTGTCTAAAATTGCTTACTTTTTGTAACTAAAGGTATTAGTCACAATTATAAATATACGAACCTCATACTTTTCTCTGTACAACTTCACAGTAGCTGCATGAGCAAAAAGTAAATGATGGCCAACAATGTAGGGCTCTTTGGCAGAATCTCCGGCGGTACAATTTCCGACGTAGTTTGAACATCTGCCAGGTGCAAAATTACCTCCATTGTATCCGTACACTGTAAAAATACTTGGTTCATTTATAGTGACCCAATGCTTGACCAGATCACCAAATGTTTTGAAGATAAAATCTGCATATTCTCGATAATCTTCcctgttatttaaaatttctcatcaaatttttttggataatttataCATGGgataaattgattttgattggTCATGATAAACTTACACAATCTTCTCACTTAGAAATCCACCATATTCATCTTCAAGAGCTTGTGGCAAATCCCAATGAAAGAGTGTCACAAAGGGTATTATTcctgccccaaaaaaaaaacaaaggagtaTAGTTAGAGACATTAAGGCCTTAATCATTCAAATTGGACCagatttggttttaaaaaaatcaatgggCTTGTGTGATTTTAGGGAAAAGTTGAATTAGTTGTACCATTCGAAAGGAGCTCATTGATTAGATTATTATAGAATCGAACCCCTTGTTGGTTCACTCCCTCTTTAACTTTTCCAGCTGCAGAACAAAGAATTTGACCAAAAAGTCTCAATATTCATAGTAAAGTTAGGTGGCTGCAATTACCAAATTAGATTTTAGACATCCAAATGGGTCGCAACGAAAATATTTTGCACGTGGAGCTTAATTATagcaaatttgttaattttatttcacaaaaaaaaaaaaaatatatatatatatatatatatatacacacacggtAATCTTACTAGGCAGTACTCTGGACCACGAAATGGAGAATCTGAAAGTGTTTAGACCAATCTTTTTCATCAGTTTAATGTCCtcctgtatgttatattatgaCATTAGTTCTAAATTGCAATATAtccttatatataaaaatcatgATTTATCCAATGATCATatgatatatacaaaataaaaataattttcaaatcgaatcctatatatatatatatcatgatttACTTATATGTTATATGTAATATGATTAAGGAATTTgattaagaaatttaattactttgtaacGATGAT includes the following:
- the LOC107404100 gene encoding vicianin hydrolase — translated: MAIEGPLFFFAVFFLAFALASTTEAVKPSHYSMPFNRSSFPADFVFGAGSSAYQCEGAALLYGRGPSIWDTFTKKHPEKISDGSSGVKADDFYHRYKEDIKLMKKIGLNTFRFSISWSRVLPTGKVKEGVNQQGVRFYNNLINELLSNGIIPFVTLFHWDLPQALEDEYGGFLSEKIVEDYREYADFIFKTFGDLVKHWVTINEPSIFTVYGYNGGNFAPGRCSNYVGNCTAGDSAKEPYIVGHHLLFAHAATVKLYREKYEVSQKGRIGITLVTRWFEPKYNTDANRKAVSRALEFNLGWFLHPITYGNYPPTMRSLLGSRLPKFTKAQSITLKGSIDFLGMNYYTANYVQHTNSNPVNHSYFTDIQATITTHKDGVSIGGPFEIVSQTAVSWLFDYPRGIRELMLYIKNNYKNPPVYITENGFPEANNSTLPVKEALKDSRRIKYLHGHLLYLSKSIKEGVNVKGYYAWAFHDNFEWASGYTIRFGLTYIDFKNNLKRYLKYSAYWLKMFLLN